From a region of the Daphnia magna isolate NIES linkage group LG1, ASM2063170v1.1, whole genome shotgun sequence genome:
- the LOC116931360 gene encoding uncharacterized protein LOC116931360 yields MCYVIWLMCMLGSWTAFAQVISRPMPKVLEVEIGKERLVKFYLGKDVNEETIKTIEKQKELLTTFLRQKESLLPLPSPDDGVQAAFHFYKVEPMKTMNVTRISVIPSDFVLLNNGAVMEPNDLRFTTPVKGNYYFSLTVEKPLEGPYSNLLVKFYRNGTVILPTNPEEKGVLHTVITTKDGQPEEDQNWLLRNVEMTLPLEANDKVRVQIEVDGDEENEQSLATDKITQWYYGITSYRGFIIKKT; encoded by the exons ATGTGCTATGTG ATATGGTTGATGTGTATGCTGGGAAGTTGGACGGCATTCGCCCAAGTTATCAGCCGGCCAATGCCAAAGGTACTTGAAGTGGAGATCGGCAAAGAGCGCTTGGTAAAATTCTATTTAG GCAAGGACGTTAATGAGGAAACCATAAAAACGATAGAAAAACAGAAGGAG CTGCTGACGACTTTCCTACGCCAGAAAGAGAGCCTTCTCCCATTGCCTTCGCCAGATGATGGAGTTCAAGCAGCTTTCCATTTCTACAAAGTCGAACcaatgaaaacaatgaatgTCACCCGAATTTCTGTCATTCCTAGTGACTTTGTTTTATTGAACAACGGAGCCGTTATGGAACCGAACGATCTGCGTTTTACTACCCCGGTCAAAGGCAATTATTATTTCTCGCTGACAGTTGAAAAGCCATTGGAGGGCCCATATTCAAATCTGTTGGTCAAGTTCTATCGTAACGGGACCGTTATTTTGCCTACGAATCCCGAAGAAAAGGGCGTTTTGCATACGGTAATAACAACGAAAGATGGCCAACCGGAGGAAGATCAAAACTGGCTTCTTCGAAATGTTGAAATGACGTTGCCATTGGAGGCTAACGATAAGGTTCGAGTGCAAATTGAAGTTGACGGTGATGAAGAAAACGAACAAAGTTTAGCTACCGACAAAATCACGCAGTGGTATTACGGTATCACTTCTTACAGAGGCTTCATCATCAAGAAAACTTAA
- the LOC116931355 gene encoding coagulation factor IX isoform X1, with product MKLTIAYLFSILYLSAGAPTYDERIIGGGIASPGQFPYIISLTENNRHFCSGFIYSEKWVVTTASCIVGKIASNLKVITGQLDFTTPDPHEEIHPVYRIVPFSEYDATNQLHDLALLQLTNNISYVTPDGVYFINYNEVDLTNPEAIIMGWGAYQEGGFESIRLRYATTAIQNEMDCGDYTGSDFLLATMICTNAATTTSATAGAPCQYDQGSPLVQYINSKPTVVGVMSKNRGCSVDQSSVYTRLSVYYSWFLKTAGQQELDNTTVTTPEPGITNTNPVTTAESVVTTVTEPAVTTAETEPAVTTGTEPDVTTAGTEQDSI from the exons ATGAAATTGACCATTGCCTACCTTTTCTCCATCCTTTACCTTAGTGCAG GAGCACCGACTTACGATGAACGCATCATAGGCGGTGGGATCGCCTCACCTGGGCAATTTCCGTACATCATTTCATTGACTGAAAACAATCGACATTTCTGCAGTGGCTTCATTTACAGCGAGAAATGGGTCGTCACGACAGCGTCGTGCATCGTCGG AAAAATTGCGAGTAACCTGAAAGTGATTACGGGACAGCTGGATTTCACCACACCTGATCCTCATGAAGAAATCCACCCAGTTTATCGAATTGTTCCTTTCAGCGAATACGATGCCACCAATCAGCTCCACGACCTCGCCCTTCTTCAG TTGACGAATAATATCAGTTACGTCACTCCCGATGGAGTTTACTTCATCAACTACAACGAAGTTGATTTGACGAACCCAGAGGCCATAATCATGGGATGGGGTGCCTATCAG GAAGGAGGATTTGAATCGATTAGACTTCGCTACGCCACGACAGCTATCCAAAATGAAATGGATTGCGGGGATTACACCGGCTCAGACTTCCTATTGGCAACCATGATTTGCACAAACGCCGCAACTACTACCT CAGCCACTGCTGGTGCTCCGTGCCAGTACGACCAAGGATCGCCTTTGGTCCAATACATTAACAGCAAACCGACGGTGGTGGGCGTCATGTCGAAGAACAGAGGCTGTTCTGTGGATCAATCCAGCGTGTACACTCGCTTGTCCGTCTACTACTCCTGGTTTCTGAAGACAGCCGGCCAGCAGGAATTGGATAATACCACCGTCACTACCCCGGAGCCTGGAATTACCAACACAAATCCTGTGACAACAGCAGAGTCGGTTGTCACGACAGTTACCGAACCGGCCGTTACAACTGCTGAGACGGAACCGGCCGTTACAACTGGGACGGAACCCGATGTTACAACTGCTGGGACGGAGCAGGATTCTATTTAA
- the LOC116931359 gene encoding serine protease ami, which yields MKILFLLFAATCTVSGIRERITGGELASPGQFPYVVSVTENGRHICGGFIYATRWIVTAASCIFGKSMQTLNVVVGQFNLINPDVNEQIMDIYTITIFPEYNSTFIRHDIALIRLKEDILFDGEYVDFIAFNEAANIPGEVMGWGATFDGGLESVNLRYGGVGIVATNATLPCGNYTNNEFDTATMICAGISLPAPPYGSPCQYDEGSPFVQELTDPANPALVIPTAIGIFSKTGGCKLENPGVYTRLSVYSKWLLETAGQQPTRSQDSSHF from the exons ATGAAGATTTTGTTCCTTCTTTTTGCTGCTACGTGCACAGTCTCAG GAATACGTGAGCGCATCACTGGAGGAGAATTGGCTTCACCGGGGCAATTTCCGTATGTCGTCTCTGTTACTGAAAATGGTCGTCACATCTGCGGTGGATTCATTTACGCTACGAGGTGGATCGTCACTGCAGCATCTTGTATCTTTGG GAAATCCATGCAGACACTGAACGTCGTTGTCGGACAGTTCAACCTTATAAACCCAGATGTTAACGAGCAGATAATGGATATCTACACCATCACGATTTTTCCCGAGTACAACAGTACGTTCATACGACATGACATCGCACTCATTAGG CTCAAAGAAGATATTCTATTCGATGGGGAATATGTCGATTTCATCGCATTTAACGAAGCGGCTAACATTCCAGGAGAGGTCATGGGATGGGGTGCCACCTTT GACGGAGGGTTGGAGTCTGTCAATTTACGTTACGGGGGTGTTGGTATCGTTGCAACCAATGCTACACTACCATGTGGCAATTATACAAACAATGAATTCGATACCGCGACCATGATTTGCGCTGGAATATCCCTGCCCGCAC CTCCATACGGGTCTCCTTGTCAGTATGACGAGGGATCCCCGTTCGTGCAAGAACTAACCGATCCTGCCAATCCTGCATTGGTCATCCCCACTGCTATTGGCATCTTTTCTAAAACAGGGGGCTGCAAGTTGGAAAATCCGGGAGTTTACACTCGTTTGTCCGTCTATTCAAAGTGGTTGCTGGAAACAGCCGGCCAACAACCAACGCGTTCCCAAGACAGCTCACATTTCTAA
- the LOC116931355 gene encoding coagulation factor IX isoform X2 has translation MKLTIAYLFSILYLSAGAPTYDERIIGGGIASPGQFPYIISLTENNRHFCSGFIYSEKWVVTTASCIVGKIASNLKVITGQLDFTTPDPHEEIHPVYRIVPFSEYDATNQLHDLALLQLTNNISYVTPDGVYFINYNEVDLTNPEAIIMGWGAYQEGGFESIRLRYATTAIQNEMDCGDYTGSDFLLATMICTNAATTTSTAGAPCQYDQGSPLVQYINSKPTVVGVMSKNRGCSVDQSSVYTRLSVYYSWFLKTAGQQELDNTTVTTPEPGITNTNPVTTAESVVTTVTEPAVTTAETEPAVTTGTEPDVTTAGTEQDSI, from the exons ATGAAATTGACCATTGCCTACCTTTTCTCCATCCTTTACCTTAGTGCAG GAGCACCGACTTACGATGAACGCATCATAGGCGGTGGGATCGCCTCACCTGGGCAATTTCCGTACATCATTTCATTGACTGAAAACAATCGACATTTCTGCAGTGGCTTCATTTACAGCGAGAAATGGGTCGTCACGACAGCGTCGTGCATCGTCGG AAAAATTGCGAGTAACCTGAAAGTGATTACGGGACAGCTGGATTTCACCACACCTGATCCTCATGAAGAAATCCACCCAGTTTATCGAATTGTTCCTTTCAGCGAATACGATGCCACCAATCAGCTCCACGACCTCGCCCTTCTTCAG TTGACGAATAATATCAGTTACGTCACTCCCGATGGAGTTTACTTCATCAACTACAACGAAGTTGATTTGACGAACCCAGAGGCCATAATCATGGGATGGGGTGCCTATCAG GAAGGAGGATTTGAATCGATTAGACTTCGCTACGCCACGACAGCTATCCAAAATGAAATGGATTGCGGGGATTACACCGGCTCAGACTTCCTATTGGCAACCATGATTTGCACAAACGCCGCAACTACTACCT CCACTGCTGGTGCTCCGTGCCAGTACGACCAAGGATCGCCTTTGGTCCAATACATTAACAGCAAACCGACGGTGGTGGGCGTCATGTCGAAGAACAGAGGCTGTTCTGTGGATCAATCCAGCGTGTACACTCGCTTGTCCGTCTACTACTCCTGGTTTCTGAAGACAGCCGGCCAGCAGGAATTGGATAATACCACCGTCACTACCCCGGAGCCTGGAATTACCAACACAAATCCTGTGACAACAGCAGAGTCGGTTGTCACGACAGTTACCGAACCGGCCGTTACAACTGCTGAGACGGAACCGGCCGTTACAACTGGGACGGAACCCGATGTTACAACTGCTGGGACGGAGCAGGATTCTATTTAA
- the LOC116931358 gene encoding serine protease ami yields the protein MTMMKSILVVVAVIFCISGSFSQTGRIIGGDSASAGQFPYVVSITEDGRHFCGGFIYSSRWIVTTASCLVGKSLTRLKVVVGQFNLLNPDINEQTMAVYTLNPFPEYDSTNKANDIALVRLTAEIVFDYEYVDFIEYNNEVDYTKEAITMGWGVTYEAGYESLYLRYGAVRANDYATCGPFGNEEFDPTTMICAAGTLLSELPAGTPCTYDEGSPLVQEFTDPSNESLRITTAIGVYSKTQICELGRPIVYTRLSLFGSWLLNTAGPQPHRPQDSR from the exons ATGACAATGATGAAGTCCATTTTAGTTGTGGTAGCCGTAATCTTCTGTATTTCAG GGTCGTTTTCTCAGACCGGTCGCATCATCGGAGGTGATTCGGCTTCGGCTGGCCAGTTTCCATACGTAGTTTCCATCACAGAAGATGGACGCCATTTCTGTGGCGGATTCATCTACAGCTCAAGATGGATCGTTACGACAGCGTCTTGTCTTGTTGG GAAATCGTTAACTAGACTGAAGGTCGTTGTGGGACAGTTTAACCTTTTAAATCCAGACATTAACGAGCAAACGATGGCTGTGTACACCCTCAATCCTTTTCCCGAGTACGACAGCACGAACAAAGCGAATGATATCGCTCTTGTTAGG CTCACGGCAGAGATTGTGTTCGATTATGAATACGTTGatttcattgaatacaataatGAGGTGGATTACACGAAAGAAGCAATCACCATGGGGTGGGGCGTCACCTAC GAGGCAGGGTACGAATCCCTTTACCTTCGCTATGGGGCAGTACGAGCCAATGACTACGCAACGTGCGGACCCTTTGGCAACGAGGAGTTTGATCCGACAACAATGATATGTGCTGCAGGCACTTTGCTCTCAG AACTTCCTGCCGGAACTCCTTGTACTTACGACGAAGGATCCCCACTCGTCCAGGAATTCACTGATCCTTCTAATGAATCGCTGAGAATCACCACCGCCATCGGCGTCTATTCGAAAACGCAAATCTGCGAGTTGGGACGACCTATTGTTTACACGCGTCTGTCCCTCTTTGGTTCTTGGTTACTGAACACAGCCGGACCGCAACCTCATCGTCCACAAGACAGCCGATAA